From a region of the Mercurialis annua linkage group LG1-X, ddMerAnnu1.2, whole genome shotgun sequence genome:
- the LOC126684760 gene encoding G-type lectin S-receptor-like serine/threonine-protein kinase CES101 isoform X1 — translation MRDTCLKFPVKLYFLCSTLFLCLSLAIDSDTLKPGDILYNNETLVSKSGIFELGFFTSTETMSNHYLGIWFKNDKRKKPVWVSNRDSPLTTFSEFLTIRKSDGNLVMSDTTRQQPAPIVNLASLATSSNTTATLLDSGNLILKLNGEIIIWQSFDYPTDTFLAGMKLGFFNMDTDDVRQAYLLSWYSPSLPSSGSFAISINSDNKSQFSVFYSSKSAREVGHWDGSRFIFNMEKSLDKYNFSYESNDKEVYITFDNKGNSTASWFEIASTGEINEYTMTEQGVEEINHSLCHGVSAFNLNDCLNLPSNCKDGDNFSENKGSMPILTMYTWSGLMSLSNCEIICSGNCSCVAFASLEDQGKNCVHYYGDRKNILNIIGKGNDTIYVRGQTSSGKQRSKLWRAIAIPLTTLIIVVMIAFYFRRRTKVNRTETDRNPDTVRDAAGLLALPLSFDKPSTDDARTDHELPFLNFSCIVEATKNFSAANKIGEGGFGPVYLGMLSGQEIAVKRLSTSSGQGLEEFKTEVQLISKLQHINLVKLLGYCIEQEEKILIYEYMPNKSLDSFIFDPLKQRLIDWRRRKNIIEGIAQGLLYLHKYSRLKIIHRDLKTGNILLDSHMNPKISDFGMARIFSDNESRSQTKRVVGTYGYMSPEYGVHGVFSTKSDVYSFGVIVLEIISGRRNNSFFESDDDESTLLKHAWELWNGGRSSELIDRELGDSFTVDEVMQCVQVGLLCIQDNAEDRPTMADVVAILNSEGAVLPTPKQPFFATHLKPGFADHPSRKHSPSINLVTFSNVEPR, via the exons ATGAGAGACACATGTTTGAAATTTCCTGTCAAGCTTTACTTTTTATGTAGCACCCTCTTTCTCTGCCTGTCTCTTGCTATAGACAGCGACACACTTAAACCAGGAGACATTTTGTACAACAATGAAACATTAGTCTCTAAAAGTGGAATCTTTGAACTAGGCTTCTTCACTTCAACTGAGACCATGAGCAATCATTATTTAGGAATTTGGTTCAAAAATGACAAAAGAAAGAAGCCAGTTTGGGTGTCCAATCGAGACAGCCCTTTGACAACTTtttccgaatttcttacaatcAGAAAGTCAGATGGAAACTTGGTGATGTCAGATACAACAAGGCAGCAACCTGCTCCTATAGTTAACCTTGCTTCTTTAGCAACAAGCAGCAATACTACCGCAACGCTTCTTGATTCAGGAAATCTAATTCTGAAGCTGAACGGAGAAATTATCATATGGCAGAGTTTTGATTATCCGACAGATACGTTCCTCGCTGGAATGAAATTAGGTTTTTTCAACATGGATACTGATGATGTCCGACAAGCATACCTTTTATCCTGGTACAGCCCATCTCTTCCAAGCAGCGGTTCATTTGCAATTTCCATAAATTCTGATAATAAATCGCAGTTCAGTGTATTTTACAGTAGTAAATCAGCCAGAGAAGTTGGACACTGGGATGGCAGTAGATTCATATTCAATATGGAAAAATCTTTAGATAAATACAATTTCAGCTATGAATCAAACGACAAGGAAGTTTACATTACTTTTGATAACAAGGGAAACTCAACAGCTTCATGGTTTGAAATAGCTTCAACTGGTGAAATCAATGAATACACCATGACAGAACAAGGGGTTGAAGAGATTAATCATTCATTATGTCATGGTGTCTCAGCTTTCAACCTTAATGATTGCCTGAATTTGCCGTCGAATTGCAAAGATGGAGATAACTTCTCAGAAAATAAAGGTTCAATGCCTATTTTAACCATGTATACTTGGTCTGGCCTTATGAGCCTCAGTAATTGTGAGATAATATGCAGCGGTAATTGTTCATGTGTTGCATTTGCTTCATTAGAAGACCAAGGAAAAAATTGCGTACACTATTATGGAGACAGAAAGAATATTCTGAACATCATAGGAAAAGGAAATGACACGATCTATGTTCGAGGCCAAACTTCATCAG GTAAACAACGTAGCAAGCTATGGCGGGCAATAGCAATCCCATTAACCACTTTGATAATAGTGGTTATGATTGCCTTCTATTTCAGACGACGAACAAAAGTAAACCGTACAG AAACTGATAGAAATCCTGACACCGTTAGAGACGCAGCAGGTTTATTAGCACTTCCGTTAAGCTTTGACAAGCCAAGTACTGATGATGCTCGAACAGATCATGAACTGCCATTTCTAAACTTTTCTTGTATAGTAGAAGCCACAAAGAACTTCTCTGCAGCAAATAAGATTGGAGAAGGTGGTTTTGGACCTGTTTACTTG GGGATGTTATCAGGACAGGAAATTGCAGTCAAAAGACTATCTACAAGCTCAGGACAAGGATTAGAGGAATTCAAAACTGAGGTACAATTGATTTCTAAGCTTCAGCACATAAATCTTGTCAAGCTTTTAGGTTATTGCATTGAACAAGAAGAGAAGATACTAATCTATGAGTACATGCCCAACAAAAGCTTGGATTCCTTCATTTTCG ATCCTTTAAAGCAAAGACTTATAGATTGGAGACGGCGCAAAAACATCATTGAAGGGATAGCTCAAGGACTCCTTTATCTTCACAAGTATTCAAGACTAAAGATAATACACAGAGACCTCAAAACTGGCAACATATTGTTGGACAGTCATATGAATcccaaaatttcagattttgGGATGGCAAGAATTTTCTCTGATAATGAATCAAGATCACAAACAAAGAGGGTTGTTGGAACATA TGGATATATGTCTCCGGAATATGGAGTCCATGGCGTATTCTCTACAAAATCAGATGTATACAGTTTCGGAGTTATTGTGCTGGAGATCATCAGTGGCAGAAGAAACAATTCCTTTTTTGAATCTGATGATGATGAATCAACTTTGCTAAAACAC GCTTGGGAGCTGTGGAATGGGGGAAGATCGAGCGAGTTGATAGATCGGGAATTGGGCGATTCATTTACGGTGGATGAGGTTATGCAGTGTGTTCAAGTGGGTCTTTTATGCATACAAGATAATGCAGAGGACAGACCAACAATGGCAGATGTTGTAGCAATACTGAACAGCGAAGGGGCTGTATTGCCTACTCCTAAACAACCTTTTTTTGCTACTCATTTGAAACCAGGATTTGCTGATCATCCCTCAAGAAAGCATTCACCTTCTATCAACCTTGTTACATTTTCAAATGTTGAACCAAGATAA
- the LOC126684760 gene encoding G-type lectin S-receptor-like serine/threonine-protein kinase CES101 isoform X4 codes for MRKILQSQSSKDSFFTSTETMSNHYLGIWFKNDKRKKPVWVSNRDSPLTTFSEFLTIRKSDGNLVMSDTTRQQPAPIVNLASLATSSNTTATLLDSGNLILKLNGEIIIWQSFDYPTDTFLAGMKLGFFNMDTDDVRQAYLLSWYSPSLPSSGSFAISINSDNKSQFSVFYSSKSAREVGHWDGSRFIFNMEKSLDKYNFSYESNDKEVYITFDNKGNSTASWFEIASTGEINEYTMTEQGVEEINHSLCHGVSAFNLNDCLNLPSNCKDGDNFSENKGSMPILTMYTWSGLMSLSNCEIICSGNCSCVAFASLEDQGKNCVHYYGDRKNILNIIGKGNDTIYVRGQTSSGKQRSKLWRAIAIPLTTLIIVVMIAFYFRRRTKVNRTETDRNPDTVRDAAGLLALPLSFDKPSTDDARTDHELPFLNFSCIVEATKNFSAANKIGEGGFGPVYLGMLSGQEIAVKRLSTSSGQGLEEFKTEVQLISKLQHINLVKLLGYCIEQEEKILIYEYMPNKSLDSFIFDPLKQRLIDWRRRKNIIEGIAQGLLYLHKYSRLKIIHRDLKTGNILLDSHMNPKISDFGMARIFSDNESRSQTKRVVGTYGYMSPEYGVHGVFSTKSDVYSFGVIVLEIISGRRNNSFFESDDDESTLLKHAWELWNGGRSSELIDRELGDSFTVDEVMQCVQVGLLCIQDNAEDRPTMADVVAILNSEGAVLPTPKQPFFATHLKPGFADHPSRKHSPSINLVTFSNVEPR; via the exons ATGCGTAAAATTCTTCAGAGTCAATCTAGCAAAGACA GCTTCTTCACTTCAACTGAGACCATGAGCAATCATTATTTAGGAATTTGGTTCAAAAATGACAAAAGAAAGAAGCCAGTTTGGGTGTCCAATCGAGACAGCCCTTTGACAACTTtttccgaatttcttacaatcAGAAAGTCAGATGGAAACTTGGTGATGTCAGATACAACAAGGCAGCAACCTGCTCCTATAGTTAACCTTGCTTCTTTAGCAACAAGCAGCAATACTACCGCAACGCTTCTTGATTCAGGAAATCTAATTCTGAAGCTGAACGGAGAAATTATCATATGGCAGAGTTTTGATTATCCGACAGATACGTTCCTCGCTGGAATGAAATTAGGTTTTTTCAACATGGATACTGATGATGTCCGACAAGCATACCTTTTATCCTGGTACAGCCCATCTCTTCCAAGCAGCGGTTCATTTGCAATTTCCATAAATTCTGATAATAAATCGCAGTTCAGTGTATTTTACAGTAGTAAATCAGCCAGAGAAGTTGGACACTGGGATGGCAGTAGATTCATATTCAATATGGAAAAATCTTTAGATAAATACAATTTCAGCTATGAATCAAACGACAAGGAAGTTTACATTACTTTTGATAACAAGGGAAACTCAACAGCTTCATGGTTTGAAATAGCTTCAACTGGTGAAATCAATGAATACACCATGACAGAACAAGGGGTTGAAGAGATTAATCATTCATTATGTCATGGTGTCTCAGCTTTCAACCTTAATGATTGCCTGAATTTGCCGTCGAATTGCAAAGATGGAGATAACTTCTCAGAAAATAAAGGTTCAATGCCTATTTTAACCATGTATACTTGGTCTGGCCTTATGAGCCTCAGTAATTGTGAGATAATATGCAGCGGTAATTGTTCATGTGTTGCATTTGCTTCATTAGAAGACCAAGGAAAAAATTGCGTACACTATTATGGAGACAGAAAGAATATTCTGAACATCATAGGAAAAGGAAATGACACGATCTATGTTCGAGGCCAAACTTCATCAG GTAAACAACGTAGCAAGCTATGGCGGGCAATAGCAATCCCATTAACCACTTTGATAATAGTGGTTATGATTGCCTTCTATTTCAGACGACGAACAAAAGTAAACCGTACAG AAACTGATAGAAATCCTGACACCGTTAGAGACGCAGCAGGTTTATTAGCACTTCCGTTAAGCTTTGACAAGCCAAGTACTGATGATGCTCGAACAGATCATGAACTGCCATTTCTAAACTTTTCTTGTATAGTAGAAGCCACAAAGAACTTCTCTGCAGCAAATAAGATTGGAGAAGGTGGTTTTGGACCTGTTTACTTG GGGATGTTATCAGGACAGGAAATTGCAGTCAAAAGACTATCTACAAGCTCAGGACAAGGATTAGAGGAATTCAAAACTGAGGTACAATTGATTTCTAAGCTTCAGCACATAAATCTTGTCAAGCTTTTAGGTTATTGCATTGAACAAGAAGAGAAGATACTAATCTATGAGTACATGCCCAACAAAAGCTTGGATTCCTTCATTTTCG ATCCTTTAAAGCAAAGACTTATAGATTGGAGACGGCGCAAAAACATCATTGAAGGGATAGCTCAAGGACTCCTTTATCTTCACAAGTATTCAAGACTAAAGATAATACACAGAGACCTCAAAACTGGCAACATATTGTTGGACAGTCATATGAATcccaaaatttcagattttgGGATGGCAAGAATTTTCTCTGATAATGAATCAAGATCACAAACAAAGAGGGTTGTTGGAACATA TGGATATATGTCTCCGGAATATGGAGTCCATGGCGTATTCTCTACAAAATCAGATGTATACAGTTTCGGAGTTATTGTGCTGGAGATCATCAGTGGCAGAAGAAACAATTCCTTTTTTGAATCTGATGATGATGAATCAACTTTGCTAAAACAC GCTTGGGAGCTGTGGAATGGGGGAAGATCGAGCGAGTTGATAGATCGGGAATTGGGCGATTCATTTACGGTGGATGAGGTTATGCAGTGTGTTCAAGTGGGTCTTTTATGCATACAAGATAATGCAGAGGACAGACCAACAATGGCAGATGTTGTAGCAATACTGAACAGCGAAGGGGCTGTATTGCCTACTCCTAAACAACCTTTTTTTGCTACTCATTTGAAACCAGGATTTGCTGATCATCCCTCAAGAAAGCATTCACCTTCTATCAACCTTGTTACATTTTCAAATGTTGAACCAAGATAA